A stretch of Oncorhynchus mykiss isolate Arlee chromosome 12, USDA_OmykA_1.1, whole genome shotgun sequence DNA encodes these proteins:
- the LOC110538372 gene encoding thyrotroph embryonic factor, whose product MDIPPPNILEGDDEIEKKKLCSADNGEAGVGGASGGTGGTGIGGVSASLTPAIWEKTIPYDGETFHLEYMDLDEFLQENGIPVTLEEELQKSLAQEETKGTRPPFTTPDTETVTLTLEPAEQEKEEEDGDDEDAVSGFDAAEVEVSKNKKEGKSADRLTSTPIDPEDIEVDINFQPDPTDLVLSSVPGGELFNPRKHKFSDEDLKPQPMIKKAKKVFVPTEQKDDKYWSRRKKNNVAAKRSRDARRLKENQITVRASFLERENAALRQQVAELRKDCGRCKNIMSRYEAKYGPL is encoded by the exons ATGGACATTCCCCCACCTAATATTCTCGAAGGCGACGATG AAATAGAGAAGAAGAAGTTGTGCTCTGCCGATAATGGCGAGGCCGGTGTTGGAGGGGCCAGTGGTGGGACTGGAGGTACAGGCATTGGAGGGGTGTCCGCCTCCCTTACCCCTGCCATCTGGGAGAAGACCATCCCCTATGATGGGGAGACCTTCCACTTGGAGTACATGGACCTAGATGAGTTCCTGCAGGAGAATGGCATCCCAGTCACCCTAGAGGAGGAGCTGCAGAAGAGCCTGGCCCAGGAGGAAACCAAGGGGACAAGACCCCCTTTCACCACCCCTGACACAGAGACTGTCACACTCACCTTAGAGCCAGCTGAACaagagaaggaagaagaagatGGGGACGATGAAGATGCTGTGTCTGGGTTTGACGCAGCGGAGGTTGAAGTgtctaaaaataaaaaag AGGGGAAGTCTGCAGACCGACTCACATCCACTCCCATCGACCCGGAGGACATTGAGGTGGACATCAACTTCCAGCCGGACCCCACAGACCTGGTGCTGTCCAGCGTGCCTGGGGGTGAGCTGTTCAACCCACGGAAACACAAGTTCTCTGACGAGGACCTCAAACCACAGCCCATGATCAAGAAGGCCAAAAAGGTCTTTGTGCCCACTGAGCAGAAG GACGATAAATACTGGTCGAGGAGGAAGAAGAACAACGTGGCAGCCAAACGTTCACGTGACGCCCGGCGGCTGAAGGAGAACCAGATCACAGTGCGCGCTTCGTTTCTGGAGAGGGAAAATGCGGCGTTGCGGCAACAAGTGGCTGAGTTGCGAAAGGACTGTGGTCGCTGCAAGAACATCATGTCCCGATATGAAGCCAAATACGGACCATTGTAA